A window of Cottoperca gobio chromosome 16, fCotGob3.1, whole genome shotgun sequence contains these coding sequences:
- the tmod4 gene encoding tropomodulin-4, with the protein MSDPRDIDEDALLKGLSAAELDQLEYELQEMDPENAMLPAGYRQRDQTKKGPTGTYDRDALQQHLEKEALEHEDRDDLVPFTGEKKGKSFTPKPAAEIPEHEQVKLEPELEEALKNASDAEMCDIAAILGMYTLMSNKQYYDALGTTGTIANKEGINSVVKPDPFKIFPDELPNPTNVEETLERIHNNDSSLTEVNLNNIKDIPIPTLKEIFEAMKGNSQVESLTIAATRSNDPVACACAEMLKENTSLQSLNVESNFITSDGMMAIIKAMANNATLVELKIDNQRQKLGDSVEMEIASMLENNSSILKFGYHFTQQGPRARAAMAITRNNDMIRQQRLR; encoded by the exons ATGTCGGACCCCAGGGACATCGATGAGGATGCCCTCCTCAAGGGCCTCAGTGCTGCGGAGCTGGATCAGCTGGAGTATGAGCTGCAGGAGATGGACCCCGAG AATGCCATGCTGCCCGCTGGCTACCGGCAGCGTGACCAGACGAAAAAGGGCCCAACGGGGACGTATGACCGTGACGCCCTGCAGCAGCACTTGGAGAAAGAGGCCCTGGAGCACGAGGACAGGGACGACCTGGTGCCCTTCACCGGGGAGAAGAAAG GAAAGTCCTTCACGCCCAAGCCAGCGGCGGAGATCCCCGAGCATGAGCAGGTGAAGCTGGAgccggagctggaggaggctctGAAGAATGCCAGTGATGCAGAGATGTGCGACATCGCAG CGATCCTGGGAATGTACACGCTGATGAGCAACAAGCAGTACTACGATGCTCTGGGCACCACAGGCACCATCGCCAACAAAGAGGGCATCAACA GTGTCGTGAAACCAGATCCGTTCAAGATCTTCCCCGACGAGCTGCCCAACCCCACCAACGTGGAGGAAACCCTGGAGAGGATCCACAACAACGACAGCAGCCTGACTGAAGTCAACCTCAACAACATCAAG GACATTCCCATCCCAACGCTGAAGGAGATCTTTGAGGCGATGAAGGGAAACTCTCAGGTGGAGTCTCTGACCATCGCTGCGACCCGTAGCAACGACCCCGTGGCGTGT GCATGTGCTGAGATGTTGAAGGAGAACACCAGCTTGCAGAGTCTTAATGTTGAGTCCAACTTCATCACTTCAGACGGGATGATGGCGATCATCAAAGCTATGGCCAACAACGCCACTCTGGTGGAGCTCAAGATCGACAACCAG AGGCAGAAGCTCGGAGACTCGGTTGAGATGGAGATCGCCTCCATGTTGGAGAACAACTCCAGCATCCTCAAATTCGGCTACCACTTCACCCAGCAGGGTCCCCGCGCCAGAGCCGCCATGGCCATCACACGGAACAACGACATGA TTCGCCAGCAGAGATTGAGATGA
- the tnfaip8l2b gene encoding tumor necrosis factor, alpha-induced protein 8-like protein 2 B, with protein MDGFSSKDMALSAQKKILSSMATKSSVQMFIDDTTSEILDELYRVSKGYSGNKSEAQKVIKDLVKIAVKIGLLFRNNRFSTEELGVATDFKKKLHQGAMTAISFYEVDFTFDKAVMAEILTSCRDLLLKLVNTHLTTKSHGRINHVFNHYADPELLTKLYDPSGSFRPNLTKICKGLDKLMEDGTI; from the exons ATGGACGGCTTCAGCTCCAAAGACATGGCCTTGAGTGCGCAGAAGAAGATCCTCAGCAGCATGGCCACCAAAAGCTCCGTCCAAATGTTCATCGACGACACCACCAGCGAGATCCTGGATGAACTGTACCGCGTCTCCAAAGGGTACTCGGGTAATAAGTCGGAGGCCCAGAAGGTGATCAAAGACCTGGTGAAGATTGCCGTGAAGATCGGTTTGCTGTTCAGGAACAACCGCTTCAGCACCGAGGAGCTGGGAGTGGCCACAGACTTTAAGAAGAAGCTGCACCAGGGTGCCATGACGGCCATCAGCTTCTACGAG GTGGACTTTACCTTTGATAAAGCAGTGATGGCAGAGATCCTGACCAGCTGCAGGGATCTGCTGCTGAAGCTGGTCAACACCCACCTCACCACCAAATCCCACGGTCGCATCAACCACGTCTTCAACCATTACGCTGACCCCGAGCTCCTGACCAAGCTGTACGACCCCAGCGGCTCCTTCCGACCCAACCTCACCAAGATCTGCAAAGGACTCGACAAACTTATGGAGGACGGGACAATATGA
- the lysmd1 gene encoding lysM and putative peptidoglycan-binding domain-containing protein 1, giving the protein MSGERAPLPAGGNGLLRGSRTRSYGSLVRSPVLQRRIEHNIQPGETLQGLALKYGVSMEQIKRANRLYTNDSIFLKRSLSIPVVSDFCSNGVDSVEDDNTGCASAQHEPTGSSSERKQNDSKESASDLTPVDFLKRLDDLISQSKQAAVKGCQEAEKRVASLEAACTSGTSDWRPLTRSQSVCLSSRMQQASHVAVPLTITKLTKKLRDREDEIFQL; this is encoded by the exons ATGTCCGGGGAGCGAGCGCCTTTGCCAGCCGGGGGGAACGGCCTACTCCGCGGGAGTCGCACGAGATCTTACGGTAGTTTGGTCCGGTCTCCGGTTCTCCAGAGACGCATTGAACACAACATTCAGCCTGGAGAAACACTTCAAGGCCTGGCCCTCAAATATGGAGTGTCT ATGGAGCAAATCAAAAGAGCAAACAGGCTGTACACGAATGACTCTATATTCCTGAAGAGGTCATTGTCCATCCCCGTGGTGTCGGACTTCTGCAGTAACGGGGTGGATTCGGTTGAAGATGACAATACTGGCTGTGCCTCTGCTCAACATGAGCCCACGGGGAGCTCCTCTGAGAGGAAGCAAAATGATAGCAAAGAAAGTGCTTCAGACCTTACTCCCGTGGATTTTTTGAAAAGGTTGGATGACCTGATTAGTCAGTCAAAGCAGGCTGCTGTCAAAGGATGCCAGGAAGCAGAGAAAAG GGTTGCCTCCCTAGAAGCAGCGTGCACCAGCGGGACATCAGACTGGCGGCCGCTTACAAGGTCGCAGAGTGTCTGTTTATCCTCCAGAATGCAGCAGGCTTCACATGTGGCAGTACCCCTAACTATCACAAAACTCACCAAGAAGCTGAGAGACAGGGAAGATGAAATCTTCCAGCTGTGA
- the scnm1 gene encoding sodium channel modifier 1, with protein MSFKREGDDKSQLNILKKRRVADLLSNFIPEDEAGLMNNGRYTCLVCSYRPVFDTVDTLTVHRNGKRHLEGLKAFYGKKARLKNEIAKRRHEDYVQAEDTRQEPSSSAPLLEQTRKLTHHALLKTVPYNSCHTKTSTKCEKGALRVGSDPRHNSSSKAASEEDEACRKAEVSNGLSQSTSSGCTAVDEESLADIEGPAAAETQEAEPITAQRRRELEHYLKLKSDGWLRDRSGQWVRDEDVEFDSDEEEPTSLAPLVTSHCED; from the exons ATGTCTTTTAAACGCGAAGGTGATGACAAGAGTCAGTTGAACATCTTGAAG AAACGACGAGTGGCAGATCTTCTGTCTAATTTTATTCCAGAAGATGAAGCAGGTCTTATGAATAATGGAAG ATACACTTGCCTTGTGTGCTCCTACCGTCCGGTGTTTGACACGGTCGACACGCTGACAGTCCACAGAAACGGGAAAAGGCATCTCGAAG GATTAAAAGCATTCTATGGCAAGAAAGCACGGCTGAAGAATGAAATTGCAAAAAGGCGCCATGAAGACTACGTCCAGGCTGAAGACACGAGGCAG GAACCTTCCAGTTCAGCTCCTTTACTGGAACAAACGCGGAAGCTTACACATCATGCTTTATTGAAGACTGTACCATATAACAGCTGCCACACAAAAACCAG taCAAAATGTGAAAAGGGAGCGCTGAGGGTCGGCTCAGATCCCAGACACAACTCTTCCAGCAAAGCGGCTTCTGAAGAAGACGAAGCGTGTCGGAAAGCTGAAGTTTCAAACGGTTTATCACAAAGCACTTCGAGTGGCTGCACAGCAG TCGATGAAGAGTCACTTGCAGACATTGAAGGACCAGcggctgcagagacacaagaggCCGAGCCGATCACAgcgcagaggaggagagagctgGAGCACTACCTCAAGCTGAAAAG TGATGGATGGTTGCGGGACCGGAGCGGCCAGTGGGTGAGAGACGAGGATGTGGAGTTTGATTCAGATGAGGAGGAGCCGACTTCGCTGGCCCCTCTGGTTACAAGTCACTGCGAGGACTAA